AAGAAGCTCCTCCGAAAAATGATCTCTGAGACTGAGTTACCTCAGCAGGATATGTGCCGTCCTATTTATATGGTCTGAcattttatgtttattttcatataGAAAAATTCCCCACTCAAATATTTCAATTCTGGACCCATCTTAATTGAGCCCAGTAGATTTCGATGCGATTTCAACTAGCTCACATTTCATTGCATATTAGCCATTTTGTAACTTTAAAACCGTTCAAAACGTAATCCTTGTAACCTAGGTTTCCTGTTCAGCAATGGTGTCATTAGCGAGACACCCATGTAAGGAATCGAAATTCTCATAGATGTCACATTAGTTATcggcaagaaacaaaaaacagaacgAGTGAAAATATTAGTCACTAAACGCAAAAACACTTTCGAATTCATATCATTTTCCTCCGAAGGTTCCTCCTGCTGACGAATCCTGCAGAATGTCTTTGTGTGTACGCATTACcttcttaatttttgtaactggcctggtttttgaaaaactcgcCATTGCTCAGCAGTGCAACGGACCACGCCAGCTTCCTATCCATGACATGACGTTACAAGGACATACTTATAAAAAGCTTTATGCTCGATCTGGTCATGCAGAATGCTTGTTCATACGCAGAAAAGAGACCTTGTGCCAAAGCTTCAACTTCGTTAAGAATCAGAGTATCTGCGAATTCAACAACCGAACCAAGGAAGCCAGCCCAGAGAATTTTGTTGCCAACAACGAAAGATATTACGTCAAACTGGACGTCAGTCGAGGTAAACACTTCGTTTTTTTAacgctgtttttttttccttcacatTTATTAACAAATGAATCCCAGAGAGAGAAGTGCTTGgggcatttttgttttcggaGACCAGCACCTTCACTCTTTGCAAAGATAGGACCCTGGTCAAGAAAAGGAAGTTTTATTCTTGGATATGCCTCCTTGGCAACGGTGAGCCAAATAATACTTGTAACAGCAACGCCGCAAACAGAGCGCCCTTTTGTTTACGACACCTGCGGATTCTAACTAAAATTACCGTTCATATATTTGTTTGGTTTAACCCGGTTCGTATCGAtctatttgtaattttcttctttccgTAATTACTATAAAACATAGAACGACCTATAACCACCTAAAACTGAACCACCTTAgaccatctacaaccacctcaaaaacatctacaaccacTAACAAACAATCGaataaaatctgaaaaaagCCATAAATGGCCGTCTTTACACTAGAGGACACTGCCTAAAA
The DNA window shown above is from Acropora palmata chromosome 7, jaAcrPala1.3, whole genome shotgun sequence and carries:
- the LOC141885675 gene encoding uncharacterized protein LOC141885675, with the translated sequence MSLCVRITFLIFVTGLVFEKLAIAQQCNGPRQLPIHDMTLQGHTYKKLYARSGHAECLFIRRKETLCQSFNFVKNQSICEFNNRTKEASPENFVANNERYYVKLDVSRVPLGSIRELPAKSCKEIKDNEGGNVRSGTFWLYSLTPVRTSCDMDNEVIEGNF